The DNA window AAAAATGGAGCTTTAAAAGCTAATAGACCTTCACCATCTGAGGTCGTGGCTTCAGGGAATAAAACTGTGGGAATAGCCATTTCAAGAACTTCTGATATGTTTTTCATATCTGAAAGAAGTTTTGAACGGTTTCTTCTCTCAACAAAGATCCCTCCAGCATAGGCTGTGATCGCTCCCAGGGGGAATTCTTCTTTCAGCTCAGAATTTGCAATAAAGACGGCCGGAAGAGCCGAGTAAATTACAAATATGTCGACGTATGACAGGTGATTTGAAACTATCATATAGTTATGCTCTGAATTAATGTATTTATCCCAGTTAATTTTATTTACCCTGATTCCTAATATGATTAGAGTGATTTTGGCACAAAAAGATGTGATTTTAGAAAAAGTAATCAATTTTTTCTTTCTGTCTCTTACTATTAGATCAGCTATCGTAGAGATTATAAAAAATAGGGTTACCAGCAAAAAGAACCCTGCGCCTTTTAATATTTTCTTTATGAGATTCATTGTGATTCCGCTCAATTATAATTAATTGAAATCCGTTAGATTATATAAGTCTGATATAATTTATTCAAATCAAGATGTGTTACCTAGACCTGATGAGCAAGCTAAACGACATAATAAAGACTGAAATCACAAAGAAGGGCAAGATAACTTTTGCAGATTTCATGCAACTTGCTTTATATCATCCTGAATATGGCTATTACTCTTCGGGCAAGAACGAAATAGGAAAAGAAGGGGATTTCTATACGAGCCCTTATGTTCACAAAGCATTTGGGCGTGTGATCGGCAATTTTGTAATTAAGAGCCTTGAATATATAGATGAGAAGAAATTATCAGTACTAGAAGTTGGAGCCGGAAAAGGATTTTTGGCGCTGGACGTCTTAGACCGTATTAAAGAACATGACGACAATTTATATGACCGGCTTAACTATTATATCGTTGAAAGAAATGACACCTCAAAAAGTAATGCTCTCAAGATACTCGGTGAGCATATAAATAAAATTAACTGGTTATCGGATTTATCTGATATCAACAATTCAGAGATAGCAGGAGTAGTTATCTCAAACGAGCTTTTTGACGCTCTTTCATTCCACAGGTTAAAAATTGTTAATAGCGAGCTTGTTGAGATATATGTATCTCTAGACAATGAAGAGTATATTGAAGTTATAGATATGCCCGGGCACAAAGAATTAGCTCATTATGCACAGCAAACTAATCTTGATTTTATTGAGGGACAGGAGTTTGAAATTAATCTTGAGGCTGAGAACATGCTATTGCAGATTGAGAATAAATTGGCCCAAGGTTTTGTCTTAACTATTGATTACGGTTTTCTACAAAATGAACTTTATAGCCCTGACAGAAAAAGAGGAACATATAAATGTCTTCATAAACACCAAATAAATGAGGCTCCATATTTGAACATAGGCGAGCAGGACATCACAGCACATGTGGATTTTAGCAATTTAATAAGAGCCGGCAATAAACTAGGGCTTAATAAAATCATCTATACAACCCAGGGGCAATTTCTTGTCGACTGGGGAATTTTAGAATTCATAGAAAGCAACACTAACCAAAAAGAGATACAAGCTGTTAAAAATTTATTTTTGCCTGAACTTATGGGAGATAAATTCAAAGTTCTTCTTCAAGAAAAAAACATTGCAGATTCAAAAGCTTTCTACCCCCAATCCCCCCTTAAAATAAGCTTTAAAGTGCTATAGCAATAAAATCACACACCATAACTACCCCAAGCATGAACAAGTGATTCACCAGATAGAGTTTAGCCCTTTTACATATAGCTTGACATCACTTGATCACATGATATTATTAGGACTGACCAGTTAGTCCTAATAATTGTTACAAGCAATATGAGAACCAGCAAACAAAAAGTTGTCGATAGCGCGCTAGAACTGTTTCACAAGAAGGGATATCAGAA is part of the Thermodesulfobacteriota bacterium genome and encodes:
- a CDS encoding SAM-dependent methyltransferase produces the protein MSKLNDIIKTEITKKGKITFADFMQLALYHPEYGYYSSGKNEIGKEGDFYTSPYVHKAFGRVIGNFVIKSLEYIDEKKLSVLEVGAGKGFLALDVLDRIKEHDDNLYDRLNYYIVERNDTSKSNALKILGEHINKINWLSDLSDINNSEIAGVVISNELFDALSFHRLKIVNSELVEIYVSLDNEEYIEVIDMPGHKELAHYAQQTNLDFIEGQEFEINLEAENMLLQIENKLAQGFVLTIDYGFLQNELYSPDRKRGTYKCLHKHQINEAPYLNIGEQDITAHVDFSNLIRAGNKLGLNKIIYTTQGQFLVDWGILEFIESNTNQKEIQAVKNLFLPELMGDKFKVLLQEKNIADSKAFYPQSPLKISFKVL
- a CDS encoding 1-acyl-sn-glycerol-3-phosphate acyltransferase, giving the protein MNLIKKILKGAGFFLLVTLFFIISTIADLIVRDRKKKLITFSKITSFCAKITLIILGIRVNKINWDKYINSEHNYMIVSNHLSYVDIFVIYSALPAVFIANSELKEEFPLGAITAYAGGIFVERRNRSKLLSDMKNISEVLEMAIPTVLFPEATTSDGEGLLAFKAPFLKSAINTQTNVLPICLNYRKLNGEPITRKNKDLVFFCEDLSFFAHFFRLLTVNNIDVDVEALEEIEVNSKMTRKELSQITYDRISESYEKIDA